The following proteins are encoded in a genomic region of Terriglobia bacterium:
- the trpS gene encoding tryptophan--tRNA ligase yields the protein MGKKRILSGIQPSGSLHIGNYFGMMKPAIQLQDEGEAYYFIANYHSMTSLFDAGQRRKNSLDVALDFMACGLDPKKCVFWKQSDVSEVTELAWLLSTVTPMGLLERCHSYKDKKARLADDDLDQVNHGLFAYPVLMAADILAFESNIVPVGRDQKQHVEVTRDVAIKFNNLYGETFVIPEPQILPEVAVVPGTDGQKMSKSYGNTIEIFGEEKAMRKKVMSIVMDSRTPQEPKPDADKNLAIQLLKLVAPSEVAVDFEDRLRAGGLGYGDLKKTLFEHYWNYFAQMREKRAELANNMDYVHEVLQDGAERARNE from the coding sequence ATGGGAAAAAAGCGGATCCTCAGTGGAATTCAGCCGTCGGGCAGCCTTCACATCGGAAATTACTTCGGGATGATGAAGCCTGCCATTCAGCTTCAGGATGAAGGCGAAGCCTATTACTTCATCGCGAACTATCATTCGATGACCTCGCTGTTCGACGCCGGGCAGCGGCGGAAGAATTCCCTGGACGTCGCGCTGGACTTCATGGCCTGCGGCCTGGATCCGAAGAAGTGCGTGTTCTGGAAGCAGTCCGACGTTTCCGAAGTCACCGAGCTCGCGTGGCTGCTCTCGACGGTCACGCCGATGGGGCTGCTCGAGCGCTGCCATAGCTATAAGGACAAAAAAGCGCGGCTCGCAGACGATGACCTGGATCAGGTGAATCATGGGTTATTTGCATATCCGGTGTTGATGGCTGCCGACATTCTCGCATTCGAATCGAACATCGTTCCGGTCGGCCGCGACCAGAAGCAGCACGTCGAGGTCACGCGAGACGTCGCCATCAAGTTCAATAACCTTTACGGAGAGACATTCGTCATCCCCGAGCCGCAAATTCTTCCTGAAGTTGCCGTTGTGCCCGGAACCGACGGCCAGAAAATGAGCAAGAGCTACGGAAATACCATCGAGATCTTCGGCGAGGAAAAAGCGATGCGAAAAAAGGTCATGAGCATTGTGATGGACAGCCGCACTCCGCAGGAACCGAAACCCGACGCGGATAAGAATCTGGCGATCCAGCTGTTGAAGCTGGTGGCGCCATCCGAAGTCGCGGTCGATTTCGAAGATCGTCTCCGTGCCGGGGGGCTTGGCTACGGAGACCTGAAGAAAACGCTCTTCGAGCACTACTGGAACTATTTCGCTCAAATGCGTGAGAAACGTGCGGAATTGGCGAATAACATGGATTATGTTCATGAAGTGCTTCAGGACGGAGCCGAGCGCGCCCGGAACGAA
- a CDS encoding site-2 protease family protein, whose protein sequence is MESGIFFLIIQFIVLLLSLSIHESAHAWTADALGDPTARYLGRVSLNPLVHADPFGTFLFPLMGMFLLHGSIFGWAKPVPVNVSRLRNPARDHMLVAAAGPISNLLLATWFFLWLVAAKAMSGEVADILTQLIYGRAADGNTILAAMTAFAFYGMLINLILAVFNLIPVAPLDGAAVLSGLLPRSFSGVFNQMQSYGFVLLIALLYLGVPSMMYSPVINFVLSYLSA, encoded by the coding sequence ATGGAGTCAGGGATTTTCTTCCTCATTATCCAGTTCATTGTATTGCTTTTATCGCTCAGCATCCACGAGTCTGCCCATGCCTGGACCGCGGACGCTCTGGGGGATCCGACGGCGCGATACCTGGGCCGCGTGTCGCTGAATCCGCTGGTCCATGCCGATCCGTTCGGAACCTTCCTTTTCCCTCTCATGGGCATGTTCCTGCTTCATGGCAGCATCTTCGGCTGGGCCAAGCCGGTGCCCGTCAATGTGAGCCGCCTGCGGAATCCCGCTCGAGACCATATGCTTGTCGCTGCCGCCGGTCCGATCAGCAATTTATTGCTGGCGACGTGGTTTTTCCTCTGGCTGGTCGCCGCGAAGGCCATGTCCGGAGAGGTTGCCGATATCCTGACGCAGCTGATTTACGGGCGGGCCGCCGACGGGAACACGATTCTGGCTGCAATGACGGCATTCGCTTTCTACGGCATGCTGATCAACCTGATCCTTGCCGTTTTCAATCTGATCCCGGTAGCGCCGCTCGACGGCGCCGCAGTGCTGTCCGGCCTGCTGCCGCGCTCCTTCTCCGGCGTGTTCAATCAAATGCAAAGCTACGGATTTGTCCTGCTCATTGCGCTTCTGTATTTAGGTGTCCCATCGATGATGTACAGCCCCGTTATCAACTTCGTCCTGTCGTACCTTTCCGCCTGA
- the ccsA gene encoding cytochrome c biogenesis protein CcsA — translation MLHVVLLRLALGLYSVGLAHSVLTALNRKQTLFRPALYAVMGGFVLQVSAIVLRAAEVHYLPLTQRYEAFSFFGALATLGFLIAHLKYRIEPLSVFAFPLIFVMTFIANLFYDPSSAIPQSLRSHWIYIHIPMVFLGYAALFIAFTAAIMYLIQERALKSKHPVRFYNWLPSLDICDDLAYRSLAIGFPLITLGIITGALWAEGAGVVWERDPKVLFSFLTWFVYLLLIFYRLIAGWRGRKAAYLYIVGFIGVLVTFLGVGGIHSFNQ, via the coding sequence ATGTTGCACGTCGTCCTGCTGAGGCTCGCGCTGGGCCTGTATTCGGTCGGTCTGGCGCATTCCGTCCTCACGGCCCTCAATAGAAAACAAACTCTTTTCCGGCCGGCCTTGTATGCCGTCATGGGAGGGTTTGTGCTGCAGGTTTCGGCAATTGTGTTGCGCGCAGCGGAGGTGCATTACCTCCCTTTGACCCAGCGCTATGAAGCTTTTTCGTTTTTCGGCGCGCTGGCGACGTTAGGCTTTCTGATCGCTCATCTGAAGTATCGGATTGAGCCGCTGAGCGTCTTCGCGTTTCCGCTGATCTTCGTGATGACGTTCATCGCAAATCTGTTCTACGACCCGTCATCCGCGATCCCGCAGAGTTTGCGCAGTCATTGGATCTATATCCATATACCGATGGTCTTCCTGGGCTATGCGGCGCTCTTCATCGCCTTCACCGCCGCCATCATGTATTTGATCCAGGAGCGTGCGCTCAAGTCCAAGCATCCGGTTCGTTTTTATAATTGGCTTCCCTCGCTCGACATATGCGATGACCTCGCCTACCGCTCGCTTGCCATCGGCTTTCCGTTGATCACGCTGGGCATTATCACCGGAGCGCTCTGGGCGGAAGGCGCGGGCGTGGTCTGGGAACGGGATCCAAAGGTTTTGTTTTCGTTTCTCACGTGGTTCGTTTACCTGCTGCTGATTTTCTACCGTCTGATCGCCGGTTGGCGCGGGCGGAAAGCGGCTTATTTGTACATCGTGGGCTTCATCGGCGTTCTGGTCACATTCCTTGGCGTCGGCGGAATCCATTCATTCAACCAGTAA
- the hemA gene encoding glutamyl-tRNA reductase: protein MQLALVGVSHKTAPVEVRERLAFNSETLRDALTSLVRRQDIHEAIILSTCNRVEVMAESPDDRLIREFLCEFHQIPHESVSQHLYSFRNADAIRHVFRVAASLDSMMVGEPQILGQVKEAYRVATDAGTVGMHLSALMTRAFAVAKKVRSETGISQSAVSVSFAAVELARKIFGDLTGKTVMIIGASKMGELAAKHLKRNGVSSVLVTNRTFERAVELAKVFEGAAVPFEHFTDHMAGADIVISSTGAPHFIISKTLAEQVIHRRKNKPMFFIDIAVPRDIDPGVNEIDNAFLYDIDDLQQVIDSNLKERMKEASRAEEIVDSEVQAFCLKMQSREVVPTIVQMRDSLERLRREEIERNRRHLKDLSPEGQAAVDQITRSLVNKILHTPTEYLKQMAQDPSGPEVADLIRKIFNVKTPE, encoded by the coding sequence ATGCAACTCGCACTCGTAGGAGTCAGCCACAAGACCGCGCCCGTTGAAGTCCGGGAACGGCTCGCATTCAATAGCGAGACTCTTCGGGACGCGCTGACATCCCTTGTGCGCCGGCAGGATATCCACGAAGCGATCATTCTTTCGACCTGCAACCGGGTCGAAGTGATGGCGGAGAGCCCGGACGACCGGTTGATTCGTGAATTCCTCTGCGAGTTTCACCAGATCCCTCACGAATCGGTTTCCCAGCATCTTTACAGCTTCAGGAATGCAGACGCCATCCGGCATGTCTTCCGTGTCGCCGCAAGCCTCGATTCGATGATGGTCGGCGAACCCCAGATTCTGGGCCAGGTCAAGGAAGCATATCGAGTTGCGACCGATGCCGGCACGGTTGGAATGCATCTCAGCGCGCTGATGACTCGAGCATTTGCGGTCGCTAAGAAGGTTCGAAGCGAGACCGGTATTTCGCAATCTGCTGTGTCGGTGAGCTTCGCTGCGGTCGAGTTGGCACGGAAGATTTTCGGCGATCTGACCGGCAAGACCGTCATGATCATCGGCGCCAGCAAGATGGGTGAACTGGCGGCAAAGCATCTGAAGCGCAACGGTGTGTCCTCCGTGCTCGTCACGAACCGCACGTTCGAACGGGCGGTCGAACTGGCGAAGGTCTTCGAAGGCGCTGCCGTGCCATTCGAGCATTTCACGGATCATATGGCCGGCGCCGACATCGTGATCAGTTCGACGGGAGCGCCGCACTTCATCATCAGCAAGACTCTGGCGGAACAGGTCATCCACCGCCGCAAGAACAAGCCGATGTTTTTCATCGATATCGCCGTTCCCCGCGACATCGACCCGGGCGTCAACGAAATCGATAACGCGTTCCTCTACGACATCGACGATCTTCAGCAGGTGATCGATTCGAACCTCAAGGAACGCATGAAGGAAGCGTCCCGGGCTGAAGAGATCGTTGATTCCGAAGTACAGGCCTTCTGCCTGAAAATGCAGTCCCGCGAGGTCGTGCCGACGATTGTCCAAATGAGAGACAGCCTCGAACGGCTTCGCCGCGAAGAAATCGAGCGCAATCGCCGTCATCTGAAGGATCTCTCGCCCGAAGGCCAGGCCGCTGTGGATCAAATCACCAGGTCCCTGGTCAACAAGATCCTGCACACGCCAACCGAATACCTCAAGCAGATGGCTCAAGACCCGAGTGGGCCGGAAGTTGCGGATCTGATTCGCAAAATATTCAACGTCAAGACACCGGAATGA
- the hemC gene encoding hydroxymethylbilane synthase — MKLGTRGSPLALWQANWTKSALEQRWPGLSVELLAIKTTGDKILDVPLAKIGGKGLFTKELDEALLDGRIDLAVHSLKDIPFQLPDGIDFGAIPEREDPRDAFLSNGPKLQELPRQARIGTSSLRRQVQLRSRFPDLELVTLRGNVDTRVRKLDAGEFDGIILAAAGLKRLGHAGRITQFLEDDIMISAVGQGALGIVCRSADRETRRMLEVLDHSETRIAVTAERGLLRALGGSCQVPIGGKARLEKDRLVIRGLIASLDGKRVISHEISGSIAGPAAGPATDPAALGIQLGQELLAMGAGEILAEIAQYAAER; from the coding sequence ATGAAGCTCGGGACCCGAGGCAGCCCGTTGGCTCTGTGGCAGGCGAACTGGACCAAGAGCGCCCTGGAGCAACGCTGGCCGGGCCTCTCCGTGGAACTGCTGGCAATAAAGACCACGGGCGACAAGATTCTCGATGTTCCGCTTGCGAAGATCGGCGGCAAGGGACTGTTCACCAAAGAACTCGATGAGGCGCTTCTGGATGGCCGCATCGATCTTGCAGTTCACAGCCTGAAAGATATTCCGTTCCAGCTTCCCGACGGCATCGATTTCGGCGCCATTCCGGAGCGCGAAGACCCCCGCGATGCATTTCTCTCGAACGGACCGAAACTGCAGGAACTTCCCCGCCAGGCCAGGATCGGGACCAGCAGTCTGCGCCGCCAGGTTCAGTTGCGATCTCGATTCCCTGATCTGGAGCTTGTCACACTTCGAGGCAATGTCGACACTCGCGTGCGAAAACTCGATGCGGGAGAGTTCGACGGAATCATTCTGGCGGCGGCCGGTCTAAAGCGGCTGGGGCATGCCGGGCGGATTACGCAATTTCTGGAAGATGACATCATGATTTCTGCCGTCGGCCAGGGCGCGCTCGGGATTGTCTGCCGCTCGGCGGATCGAGAAACAAGACGAATGCTTGAGGTTCTGGATCATAGCGAGACGCGAATTGCCGTGACGGCGGAGCGCGGCTTGCTTCGAGCACTCGGCGGAAGCTGTCAGGTTCCGATCGGCGGAAAAGCCCGGCTTGAAAAAGACAGACTTGTGATCCGAGGCCTGATCGCCAGCCTGGATGGGAAGCGGGTCATCAGCCACGAAATCAGCGGGTCAATCGCCGGACCTGCCGCCGGACCTGCCACCGACCCTGCCGCCCTTGGTATCCAGCTTGGTCAGGAACTGCTCGCGATGGGAGCCGGAGAAATCCTTGCCGAGATCGCCCAGTATGCCGCTGAGCGGTAA
- a CDS encoding uroporphyrinogen-III synthase, producing the protein MPLSGKTVVITRAASQSAELRASLEALGARVIECPTIHLVPPTSWKPVDDAIRKLNTYNWLLFTSANAVEQFMDRMGERRPSIPIAVVGSATGKKLAGWGLKPELVPEDFRAEGLLEAFPQNLVGTRILFPRAEVARELLPEELRRRGAVVDIVTVYRTVKAMMGNIGDILAAEPVDCIVFTSPSTIPEDLHMLPTGTTLAVIGPVTREAAQLMGLKPDIVPVESTVPALVEAIQTYFGRNV; encoded by the coding sequence ATGCCGCTGAGCGGTAAAACCGTCGTTATTACCCGCGCAGCGTCGCAGTCAGCCGAATTGCGCGCCAGTCTCGAAGCCCTGGGCGCGCGGGTGATCGAGTGTCCGACCATCCACCTCGTCCCTCCAACATCCTGGAAGCCTGTGGACGACGCGATCCGGAAACTGAATACCTACAACTGGCTGCTTTTTACGAGCGCGAATGCCGTCGAACAATTCATGGACCGGATGGGCGAGCGGCGGCCGTCGATTCCGATCGCCGTGGTCGGCTCGGCTACGGGCAAGAAGCTCGCCGGCTGGGGCCTGAAGCCTGAGCTCGTGCCCGAGGACTTCCGTGCCGAAGGGCTGCTGGAGGCGTTTCCTCAAAACCTCGTGGGAACGCGGATCCTCTTTCCCCGTGCAGAAGTCGCGCGCGAATTGTTGCCCGAAGAACTGCGGCGCCGCGGAGCCGTCGTTGATATTGTGACGGTTTATCGAACGGTTAAAGCAATGATGGGAAACATCGGCGATATCCTTGCTGCCGAACCCGTGGACTGCATCGTCTTTACGAGTCCATCCACGATTCCCGAAGACCTTCACATGCTCCCGACCGGCACCACCCTGGCGGTTATCGGCCCGGTCACGCGCGAAGCCGCCCAATTGATGGGATTGAAACCCGACATCGTCCCGGTAGAATCGACAGTGCCGGCTCTCGTGGAGGCGATCCAAACGTACTTCGGGAGAAACGTGTAG
- a CDS encoding YgiT-type zinc finger protein, whose product MKRTRRHSMGSCHNCGAPLNHRRVKQDFWIKEKLVVVENVPAAVCGQCGERIVNATTARRVLTMLSDPQFLSAAPTISVPRVRYKLTCG is encoded by the coding sequence GTGAAAAGAACACGTCGTCACAGTATGGGTAGCTGTCACAATTGCGGCGCGCCACTGAATCACCGTCGGGTCAAGCAGGATTTCTGGATCAAGGAAAAGCTCGTTGTGGTCGAAAACGTTCCGGCCGCAGTTTGTGGACAGTGTGGTGAGCGGATCGTCAACGCAACAACCGCCCGCCGCGTCCTGACCATGCTGAGCGACCCGCAATTCCTTTCTGCCGCGCCGACCATTTCCGTCCCCCGGGTCCGATACAAGCTCACCTGCGGATAG
- a CDS encoding DUF4258 domain-containing protein, producing MAGEYEVAIPHFLEEMANDNLDFLDIEMIVANGRIHRRFTKDIRGPRYEIIGPSVDGRAIAVVCRIKETGLVLLITTYAVEWVQ from the coding sequence TTGGCGGGAGAATATGAGGTTGCCATTCCGCACTTTTTGGAAGAAATGGCGAACGACAATCTGGACTTTCTGGACATCGAAATGATCGTCGCCAATGGCCGCATTCATCGGCGATTTACGAAGGATATTCGCGGCCCCAGATATGAAATCATCGGCCCCTCGGTTGATGGGCGTGCGATTGCGGTGGTTTGCAGGATCAAGGAGACGGGGCTCGTCCTTCTTATCACGACATATGCTGTAGAATGGGTGCAGTGA